One Halarcobacter ebronensis genomic window carries:
- a CDS encoding rhodanese-like domain-containing protein: protein MKLSLITKSLFAVTLLSTLMLANEPANLSKPTEKVQSLIDKYKLEVVDYNYVKGKIGKGTRDSAKVVLIDARPDKKYISGTIPSSLNIPDTEYEKYVGQLKDTPKNKEILVYCGGWACAKSPKVAGLLKKDGFTKVKLYQAGEPEWGQKSYLEVGTEVVKSALSKNAAVIIDARPYAKYMQETIPGSISIPDTELEQLKGRFPVNHMEKIITFCGGYKCAKSHVVAKKLISMGYKNVTVYAAGLPAWKEAGLSTTKSSETAKNDKKENKPEFSKNGAKLGSDEGSIDGEWLYSFIKEDKVPSFIQIVDVTSPEEFNKGHIKGAINITAENYSAKEFISKLPKNKTIVFNCTQGGRSIDAWNKLKKAGYDISEVFYFDANIDCKGNDCKIKVNEPLE, encoded by the coding sequence ATGAAATTATCACTAATTACAAAGAGTCTGTTCGCAGTAACACTTTTATCGACATTGATGCTGGCAAATGAACCAGCAAACTTATCAAAACCAACAGAAAAGGTACAGTCATTAATTGATAAGTATAAATTGGAAGTAGTTGATTATAATTATGTAAAGGGAAAAATAGGAAAAGGAACAAGAGATAGTGCAAAGGTTGTTTTAATTGATGCAAGACCTGATAAAAAATATATCTCTGGTACTATTCCTAGTTCATTAAATATTCCAGATACAGAATATGAGAAATATGTAGGACAGTTAAAAGATACACCAAAAAACAAAGAGATTTTAGTTTATTGTGGTGGCTGGGCTTGCGCGAAAAGTCCAAAAGTTGCAGGACTTCTTAAAAAAGATGGTTTTACAAAGGTAAAATTATATCAAGCAGGTGAACCAGAGTGGGGGCAAAAAAGTTATTTAGAAGTTGGTACTGAAGTTGTAAAAAGTGCATTAAGTAAAAATGCAGCGGTTATAATTGATGCGCGACCTTATGCTAAATATATGCAAGAGACTATTCCAGGAAGTATCTCAATCCCCGATACTGAGTTAGAGCAATTAAAAGGTAGATTTCCAGTTAATCATATGGAAAAGATTATTACATTTTGTGGTGGATATAAATGTGCAAAATCTCATGTAGTAGCTAAAAAACTTATTTCTATGGGATACAAAAATGTAACTGTTTATGCTGCTGGATTACCAGCTTGGAAAGAAGCAGGTTTATCAACTACAAAAAGTAGTGAGACAGCTAAAAATGATAAAAAAGAGAATAAACCAGAGTTTAGTAAAAATGGTGCAAAACTTGGTTCTGATGAAGGAAGTATTGATGGAGAATGGTTATACTCATTTATAAAAGAGGATAAAGTTCCTTCATTTATTCAAATAGTTGATGTTACTTCTCCTGAAGAGTTTAATAAAGGACATATTAAAGGTGCAATCAATATAACAGCAGAGAACTATTCAGCAAAAGAGTTTATATCAAAACTTCCAAAGAATAAAACTATTGTATTTAATTGTACACAAGGTGGAAGATCTATTGATGCTTGGAATAAATTGAAAAAAGCTGGATATGATATTTCAGAGGTTTTCTATTTTGATGCAAATATTGATTGCAAAGGAAACGATTGTAAAATAAAAGTTAATGAGCCTTTAGAGTAG
- a CDS encoding Tll0287-like domain-containing protein, translated as MIFKNSLIFLLSMLFVQNIYAQEVTLIEAKELAYKVTKEFESRLKRELKEAKKVNDTKGMTDYCINESKKVLEEINSKYGPKVSIKRVSLNNRNEKAKPENNEINILKAFDLIQKSDAYEPEQIVQVINDNTYKIYSPIEMNSRDCKKCHGLDSKVDKESKRRFSEVYKNDRGYGHKSGDIRGAVVITISR; from the coding sequence ATGATATTTAAAAACAGTCTTATATTTTTATTATCAATGCTATTTGTGCAAAATATATATGCTCAAGAAGTAACTTTGATAGAAGCAAAAGAGCTTGCATATAAAGTTACAAAAGAGTTTGAATCTAGACTTAAAAGAGAGCTAAAAGAGGCGAAAAAAGTAAATGATACAAAAGGTATGACAGATTATTGTATTAATGAATCAAAAAAAGTTTTAGAAGAGATTAATAGTAAGTATGGTCCTAAAGTTTCTATTAAAAGAGTTAGTTTAAATAATAGAAATGAAAAAGCAAAACCAGAGAATAATGAAATAAATATCTTAAAAGCTTTTGATTTAATACAAAAATCAGATGCCTACGAGCCTGAGCAGATAGTACAAGTTATAAACGATAATACTTATAAAATCTATTCTCCAATTGAGATGAATAGTAGAGACTGTAAAAAATGTCATGGTTTAGATAGTAAAGTTGATAAAGAGTCAAAGAGAAGATTCTCTGAAGTTTATAAAAATGATAGAGGATACGGACACAAGAGTGGAGATATAAGAGGTGCGGTTGTAATAACCATCTCTAGGTAA
- a CDS encoding c-type cytochrome, with translation MQVKKAVLISFIVSVMAVAANAEDYTNAEIYTKMCSKCHGLSAEGNPEKKGPALNDQTAHELEISLYDLKSGGLNQSSGTEHEIMEHNMKKIIEKGMNYEPKSMSEYIFFKFNPNAKYYKKVSESKYTVSEIYGKMCSKCHGIDAEGNPKKKGPALNKMTAHEIESELLEIQRGSVTQSSGTDHEVMEHNQEKIEDKGMRYSPDEMAKYIETNFYKK, from the coding sequence ATGCAAGTAAAAAAAGCAGTTTTAATAAGTTTCATTGTTTCTGTTATGGCTGTGGCAGCAAATGCAGAAGATTATACTAATGCAGAAATTTATACTAAAATGTGTTCAAAATGTCATGGATTAAGTGCAGAGGGGAACCCAGAAAAAAAGGGACCTGCATTAAATGACCAAACTGCACATGAGCTTGAGATTAGTCTATACGATTTAAAAAGTGGTGGATTAAATCAATCTTCTGGTACAGAGCATGAGATTATGGAACACAATATGAAGAAAATCATTGAAAAGGGTATGAATTATGAGCCTAAATCAATGTCAGAATATATTTTCTTTAAATTTAATCCAAACGCAAAATACTATAAAAAAGTTTCAGAGTCTAAATATACTGTTTCTGAAATATATGGAAAAATGTGTTCAAAATGTCATGGAATAGATGCAGAGGGAAATCCTAAGAAAAAAGGACCTGCACTTAATAAAATGACAGCTCATGAGATTGAATCTGAATTATTAGAGATTCAAAGAGGAAGCGTAACACAATCTTCAGGAACTGACCATGAAGTAATGGAACACAACCAAGAGAAGATTGAAGACAAAGGTATGAGATATAGCCCAGATGAAATGGCTAAATATATAGAGACAAATTTCTATAAAAAATAG
- a CDS encoding molybdopterin-containing oxidoreductase family protein, with protein sequence MQVEISRRKFLQGTVALSVVAASTSALSNAKTDEGKKVYGTTKTSSNANDIKIIPTLCEMCVNKCAAYARVENNVVTKLDPNPHFPKSQNMLCARGNAGIQALYDPDRIKYPLIRVGKRGDGKYKRVTWDEAYTYISEKLTKILDEEKDNRSCIGYCAGEGMAEHTFKTFMFDKFGSTNFINHSSICLQTTVSGYALTIGGYGQADLENADYVIMAGANRAEAIVTPDTMELFKRTKGRGAKLVVIDPRFTNTAAHADEWVAIEVGTDLALVLAMTHVVITEELYNKKFVSLNFNGFEEYKQHILSNNYTPQWAEKITGVKVAQIKKMARDFMHYAPKSIYYQGRRSAWSKQDFQLRRAQAIFTALGGGIDKEGGIVFGKTLPLGTHKVNAPMYANAQSRIEKNEAAIIGGAGSWIAWRNMIVEGRTPYPIRGMFIYKQNPMLSVPNVAKTREMFEKMDLVVAIDTMPSDSAIMADVILPECTYLEREDPVKSFGGAQPSIALRQAAVKPLWETKPVIEIVQGLSKKLSKPLWEITKKYDEDVQDEIEGMSEDEVEEFYKKSGFDLADAFEHSQKEINRHMVEEVYGKEAWDTLREKGVYYLNMDKYFKKLSANRYEWYPKKRRFYSVVRGEFKADVFHDTCVDEKEIAVLKKDFKTPTGKVECVLENLARKGVDAMPTWRDEMFTAVPKDKFRFITGRHAQFTQNSTCNNAMLLDLLPENYLWVNKRVAKNRGIEFGDLVEVESSAGKIQIKAYPTEKIGQNTLFFVHGFGSSSDNLSLAKGNGASDNIIIEDVIEPVFGSAAMHETIVDIRKV encoded by the coding sequence ATGCAAGTTGAGATTTCAAGAAGAAAATTTCTTCAAGGTACTGTTGCACTATCTGTAGTTGCAGCATCAACTTCAGCACTGTCAAATGCAAAAACAGATGAGGGTAAAAAAGTTTATGGGACAACAAAAACTTCATCAAATGCAAATGATATAAAGATTATTCCCACACTATGTGAAATGTGTGTAAATAAATGTGCTGCATATGCAAGAGTTGAAAACAATGTGGTTACCAAATTAGACCCAAATCCACATTTTCCTAAATCACAAAATATGTTATGTGCAAGAGGAAATGCAGGAATCCAAGCATTATATGATCCAGATAGAATTAAATATCCACTTATTAGAGTAGGAAAAAGAGGGGATGGAAAGTATAAAAGAGTTACTTGGGATGAAGCATATACATATATATCTGAAAAATTAACAAAAATATTAGATGAAGAGAAAGATAATAGATCTTGTATTGGTTATTGTGCAGGTGAAGGAATGGCTGAACACACTTTTAAAACTTTTATGTTTGATAAATTTGGTTCAACAAACTTTATAAATCACTCATCAATTTGTCTACAAACTACAGTTTCTGGTTATGCACTTACAATAGGTGGTTATGGACAAGCAGATTTAGAGAATGCTGATTATGTGATAATGGCTGGGGCAAATAGAGCTGAAGCAATTGTAACTCCTGATACTATGGAACTTTTTAAAAGAACTAAAGGAAGAGGTGCAAAACTTGTTGTAATTGATCCTAGATTTACAAATACAGCTGCCCATGCAGATGAATGGGTTGCAATTGAAGTGGGAACTGATTTGGCTTTAGTTCTTGCAATGACTCATGTGGTAATAACAGAAGAGTTATATAACAAAAAGTTTGTTTCACTAAATTTCAATGGATTTGAAGAGTACAAACAACATATACTAAGTAATAACTATACTCCCCAATGGGCAGAAAAAATAACTGGTGTGAAAGTTGCTCAAATTAAAAAAATGGCAAGAGATTTTATGCACTATGCACCAAAATCAATCTACTATCAAGGAAGAAGATCAGCTTGGAGTAAACAAGATTTCCAATTAAGAAGAGCACAAGCAATCTTTACAGCACTTGGTGGAGGAATTGATAAAGAAGGAGGTATTGTTTTTGGTAAAACTCTTCCTTTAGGAACTCATAAAGTAAATGCTCCAATGTATGCAAATGCACAAAGTAGAATTGAAAAAAATGAAGCTGCAATAATAGGTGGAGCAGGTTCTTGGATAGCTTGGAGAAATATGATAGTTGAAGGAAGAACTCCATATCCAATTAGAGGAATGTTTATCTATAAACAAAATCCTATGTTAAGTGTTCCAAATGTTGCAAAAACTAGAGAAATGTTTGAAAAAATGGATTTAGTTGTTGCAATTGATACAATGCCAAGTGATTCTGCAATTATGGCTGATGTAATTTTACCAGAGTGTACATACTTAGAGAGAGAAGATCCCGTAAAATCATTTGGTGGGGCTCAACCCTCTATTGCTCTTAGACAAGCTGCTGTAAAACCTCTTTGGGAAACAAAACCAGTAATTGAAATTGTGCAGGGTCTATCTAAAAAACTTTCAAAACCTTTATGGGAAATTACAAAAAAATATGATGAAGATGTTCAAGATGAGATTGAAGGGATGTCTGAAGATGAGGTTGAAGAGTTTTATAAAAAAAGTGGTTTTGATTTAGCAGATGCCTTTGAACACTCACAAAAAGAGATTAATAGACATATGGTTGAAGAAGTTTATGGAAAAGAGGCTTGGGATACTTTAAGAGAAAAAGGTGTTTATTATCTAAATATGGACAAATACTTCAAAAAACTATCTGCAAATAGATATGAGTGGTATCCTAAAAAAAGAAGATTTTACTCAGTTGTAAGGGGTGAGTTTAAAGCTGATGTTTTCCATGATACTTGTGTAGATGAAAAAGAGATAGCAGTTTTGAAAAAAGATTTTAAAACTCCAACAGGAAAAGTTGAGTGTGTATTGGAAAACCTAGCAAGAAAAGGTGTTGATGCAATGCCAACATGGAGAGATGAGATGTTCACAGCAGTTCCTAAAGATAAGTTTAGATTTATTACAGGACGACATGCTCAATTTACACAAAATTCAACATGTAATAATGCAATGTTATTAGATTTACTTCCTGAGAATTATCTTTGGGTAAATAAAAGAGTTGCAAAAAATAGAGGTATTGAATTTGGTGATTTAGTTGAAGTAGAAAGTAGTGCAGGAAAAATCCAAATAAAAGCATATCCAACAGAAAAGATAGGGCAAAACACACTATTTTTTGTACATGGATTTGGTTCCTCTTCAGATAATTTAAGCCTTGCAAAAGGGAATGGTGCAAGTGATAATATTATTATTGAAGATGTTATAGAACCAGTATTTGGTAGTGCAGCGATGCATGAAACAATAGTAGATATTAGAAAGGTTTAA
- a CDS encoding 4Fe-4S dicluster domain-containing protein, with the protein MARYAMALDYKNCINCKACETACKEENGVLLGAQNHRIWVGTKEIEGEFPLLNISSSNFLPSQCQQCSNAPCQEVCPTNATYYDEHGVVRVDSDKCILCSYCMTACPYDARYVDDRTNTVDKCNFCSDTRIARGEITTACQATCPTKVRIFGDLDDPNSEISEVLRTREHFSLKSYLGTDPKLFYLT; encoded by the coding sequence ATGGCTAGATACGCAATGGCACTAGATTATAAAAATTGTATAAATTGTAAAGCTTGTGAGACAGCCTGCAAAGAGGAAAATGGTGTCCTTTTAGGAGCACAAAACCATAGAATTTGGGTTGGTACAAAAGAGATAGAAGGGGAGTTTCCTCTTTTAAATATCTCATCTAGTAATTTTTTACCAAGCCAATGCCAACAGTGTTCAAATGCACCTTGTCAAGAGGTTTGTCCAACAAATGCTACATATTATGATGAACATGGTGTGGTAAGAGTAGATTCTGATAAATGTATTTTATGCAGTTATTGTATGACAGCTTGTCCTTATGATGCGAGATATGTTGATGATAGAACAAATACTGTTGATAAATGTAATTTCTGTTCAGATACAAGAATTGCAAGGGGTGAGATAACAACTGCATGTCAGGCAACATGTCCAACAAAAGTTAGAATCTTTGGTGATTTAGATGATCCAAATAGTGAGATATCAGAAGTTTTAAGAACAAGAGAGCACTTCTCTTTAAAATCATATTTGGGTACTGACCCTAAACTATTCTATTTAACTTAA
- a CDS encoding cytochrome b/b6 domain-containing protein, whose amino-acid sequence MEQIQNKTYVWSFLGRISHWLLVVSFFSCFVTSFYENMLTLHISLGIVVFGMLLMKIVWGLIGPKYARWSDFRFALKDLKFYFIQKIKDRYRQIQPGHNPASSWFAFLVTWFGIVCCISGFVLYGIQEGNGLLSFLNDKYISYANGLDNIHIFLAYLLLIMIATHITGVLIEQFYHKTNMVMAMISGYKRAKGEDITTTFRMKLLGSLYILLTLVVAYYTYLVPENIFTKSKFQPVDYKALDADFHFECSDCHNLFPPYLLPSASWKKMFKDQHEHYGEDLELDESLVKKIENFMVTRSAEFSTQESAYEINKELKNSSEYTITKTNYWKIIHKDIKKDIFENNIVERKSNCVACHKDFEKGIIYDINITYPQNVTKN is encoded by the coding sequence ATGGAACAAATTCAAAATAAAACTTACGTCTGGTCTTTTCTAGGACGAATAAGTCACTGGCTTTTAGTAGTATCTTTCTTTAGCTGCTTTGTAACTTCTTTTTATGAAAATATGTTAACACTACATATTAGCTTAGGTATAGTTGTTTTTGGTATGCTTCTTATGAAAATTGTATGGGGCTTAATTGGTCCAAAATATGCAAGATGGAGCGATTTTCGTTTTGCATTAAAGGATTTAAAATTTTATTTTATACAAAAAATAAAAGATAGATATAGACAAATACAGCCAGGACATAATCCTGCTTCTTCATGGTTCGCTTTTTTAGTTACATGGTTTGGGATAGTATGTTGTATTAGTGGGTTTGTATTATATGGAATTCAAGAGGGAAATGGATTACTCTCTTTTCTTAATGATAAATATATCTCTTATGCAAATGGTCTTGATAATATACATATTTTTTTAGCTTATTTACTCTTAATAATGATAGCTACACATATAACAGGCGTGTTAATAGAACAGTTTTACCATAAAACAAATATGGTAATGGCAATGATAAGCGGCTACAAAAGAGCAAAGGGTGAAGATATAACTACAACCTTTAGAATGAAACTTTTAGGAAGTCTATATATCTTGCTAACGCTTGTAGTGGCATATTATACTTATTTAGTTCCAGAAAATATTTTTACTAAGAGTAAATTCCAACCAGTCGATTATAAAGCTTTAGATGCAGATTTCCATTTTGAGTGTTCAGATTGTCATAATCTATTCCCTCCATATCTTTTACCTTCTGCCTCATGGAAAAAAATGTTTAAAGATCAACATGAACACTATGGAGAAGATTTAGAGTTAGATGAATCCCTTGTCAAAAAAATTGAGAACTTTATGGTTACTAGATCAGCAGAGTTTTCAACACAAGAATCTGCTTATGAAATAAATAAAGAGTTAAAAAATAGTAGTGAGTATACTATAACAAAAACTAATTATTGGAAAATAATTCATAAAGATATTAAAAAAGATATTTTTGAAAATAATATAGTTGAAAGAAAATCAAATTGTGTTGCATGTCATAAAGATTTTGAAAAGGGAATAATTTATGACATAAATATTACATATCCTCAAAATGTAACCAAAAATTAA
- the nrfD gene encoding NrfD/PsrC family molybdoenzyme membrane anchor subunit: MNFKSIIPIKEVSIKELFSFKMSFSNVTMAMITLGLVALFTAGAITYFIEGHHAYNVTREHPWGLIIGMYVFFVVSSTGLCIMSSIGHVFGVKEFEIIGKRAILGAILTICTGFLVIALEIGHPVRMVIYNILTPGFTSAIWWMGTLYGLYLCFIIFEFIFLIRNDHKWSKIFGLGGLLVGIAAHSNLGAVFGFLIARPIANGVFFPIYFILSAMITGSYLLFLMYGFRYKMNFPKEVEDMLVKLAKILGLLLAILMFFEIWRMLTSIYGGVPGRAEIAKHILMSPNFLVGEVLLGMLIPFIIILVSKGKNIKGLVWASILGMVGIFFMRYDLVHDTQLMPLQLLKIREYQLPPSLVEYFPSFAEIAISIGGIGVCLLVYYFAEKFFNLDYDK, encoded by the coding sequence ATGAATTTTAAATCTATTATTCCAATTAAAGAGGTCTCTATAAAAGAGCTATTTAGTTTCAAGATGAGTTTTTCAAATGTAACTATGGCAATGATTACTTTAGGATTGGTTGCACTTTTTACTGCGGGGGCAATTACATATTTTATTGAAGGTCATCACGCTTATAATGTAACAAGAGAACATCCATGGGGATTGATTATTGGTATGTATGTATTTTTTGTTGTATCAAGTACAGGACTTTGTATTATGTCTTCAATTGGTCATGTATTTGGTGTAAAAGAGTTTGAGATTATAGGTAAAAGAGCAATCTTAGGAGCAATACTTACAATTTGTACAGGATTTTTAGTTATTGCACTTGAAATAGGTCATCCAGTTAGAATGGTAATCTATAATATATTAACTCCAGGATTTACTTCTGCTATTTGGTGGATGGGGACACTATATGGACTATATTTATGTTTTATTATCTTTGAATTTATATTCTTAATTAGAAATGATCATAAATGGTCAAAAATCTTTGGTCTTGGGGGATTATTAGTAGGTATTGCGGCACATAGTAATTTGGGTGCAGTATTTGGATTTTTAATAGCAAGACCGATTGCAAATGGAGTATTTTTCCCAATATACTTTATTCTTTCAGCCATGATTACAGGTTCATATTTATTATTTTTAATGTACGGGTTTAGATATAAAATGAATTTTCCCAAAGAGGTCGAAGATATGCTTGTAAAATTGGCAAAAATTTTAGGTCTTCTTTTGGCAATATTAATGTTTTTTGAAATTTGGAGAATGTTAACATCAATTTATGGAGGTGTACCAGGACGAGCAGAGATTGCAAAACATATTTTAATGAGTCCTAATTTTTTAGTAGGAGAGGTTCTTTTAGGGATGCTTATTCCTTTTATTATTATCTTAGTAAGCAAAGGTAAAAATATTAAAGGTTTAGTTTGGGCTTCAATTTTAGGTATGGTAGGTATTTTCTTTATGAGATATGATTTAGTTCACGATACACAACTAATGCCACTACAATTACTTAAAATAAGGGAGTATCAATTACCACCATCTCTAGTTGAGTATTTCCCATCATTTGCAGAAATTGCTATCTCAATTGGTGGAATTGGTGTCTGCTTATTAGTATACTATTTTGCAGAAAAGTTTTTTAATCTTGATTATGATAAATAG